In Vibrio mangrovi, the DNA window ACACTGATTGGAACAAAGAGAAAAACCATATAGCGGATAAACAGTGAAGCGCCCGGTTTTACCCAGGTGACCGGCAGTAGTCCGCTGGAGAGGGCAATAAACAGAATCAGCATTCCCAGAACGCTGCCCGGAATGGAAAGATGTAACCAGACCTGAAGAAGGGTTCCGAGCCACAGAGAAGTAAAGATTGCTCCAAAAGAGACAACATATTTGAGCAGTGAGATTATCATGTCGATTTCCGAAATTAGCGGATATTCATCTTCACTACATGAAAGCCTTATCCATAAAAAGACCAGCATGAAGATAATATCCGGCGAGTAAATCCACTACGATGTCAGGCTGGCAACGTAATGGTAGATTGATTTCAGTATCTGCATCTT includes these proteins:
- a CDS encoding CidA/LrgA family protein, which produces MIISLLKYVVSFGAIFTSLWLGTLLQVWLHLSIPGSVLGMLILFIALSSGLLPVTWVKPGASLFIRYMVFLFVPISVGLMVHFDTLVRNALPIFASAVGGTIIVLVGMGLLLDRMLKKEHH